The Phycodurus eques isolate BA_2022a chromosome 8, UOR_Pequ_1.1, whole genome shotgun sequence nucleotide sequence CCGGCCGCCGCCTCGGCCGCttccgccgcctcctcgcccgcCGGTTGACCTTTGGGGGTCACGGGGCTCTTGAGGATCTCGGCGGCCGACATGCGGTAGCCGGATTCGGCGCGGCTGCCCTtcttcagcagcagcagcttgaaCTCCTCGTTGGAGGTGCTGGACTTCTTGACGTTCCTGAAGATGGGGCCGGGGGCCCTCTGCGGGCCCGAGGGCGACGCCCCCGACGGCGACGCGGCGGGACCCGGGGAGCGGGCGGCGCCGGGCGACGGGGGCGGAGGCGCCGGGCCGCCGGAAGACGACGGACCGTTCCTCGCGGACAGCTCGCCGGAGTCCTTCCTGCCCAACACTTTCCTCTTCGACCTGAACGGAAAAAAACGGCCAGTCAGACGTACGATGCGGTACGCTTTGGATTTGTCACGCGGAAGGAAAGACAAAGAGATTCAAGACCCGTCGCAGATATTCTTCCGCAGTTTACAACAATGAAGTCCGGGGAAAAATATATTTCGAAGGAAAAGTCATGAATTCAACTCGTTTGCTCAAAAATGAATGATTCGATTCGACACATTTATATTGGACACAACTgcaaatgggggggaaaagaaaagaaaatcttttttcttttccatgaaaaagaacAATACAATAGAAATATGCTTCTCTCCAaaggaaatcttttttttttagtcatttattttcgaaaataacatttttctttttccttgaaaatatgaaagcatttgctttttgtctttaaaaaaaaaaaaagtctacgcctcttttgtttttagattttGACTTTTATCTGGAAAATAggacatccccccccccccccccccgatcgaTCAGATTCTCATTCATCCGGCCGGAACTTTTCGTTGTCAGGGCATCGAATCCGTTTGCGATGGACTTAATGCTCCGAGAATCTCCTAACCTAATTGGACAACAGCATTCCGCTAAGACTGCAAACTTCATCTCGCGtcgtaaatatttgtatttgtttgatcGGCGGCTGGATGTCGAGCTTCTGGGACCCGTCGCCGTGCCGACCTGTGGATCATGGCGAAGAGGTCGTCCGTGGTTCGACTTTTGGCGGGCGACGGGAAGACGCCGTCGTCCTCCGCGTGCGACTCGTCGTTCGGCTGCGACATCGCCGAATCGCTCGCCGCCGTCGAGTCTGCCCgaacacatttgaacatttcagCGAAAAACGTGCACAACGCTCAAAGTACACATTTGAATGAGACAAGTGGGACATTTTCAAGAACATTTCTTTCCTTACATTTCAGACGAGtacgttttttgggggggaaatttaaaaaaatacatattttcaaaGACGATCACAAATTTGAGAGAAATAAAGTCATCTGTTTTGGaccaaaatgtgaatattttccagaaaTCGGCAGGAAAATATTCACCCAGCCAAAAGTTCGACAGTTTTGAGATAAACTGTtgtatatttgagaaaaaaaagaagcatatttcaaaaaacatttttcagaaatGAAGTAGTGCATATTCAAAGTAAATACATATTTCTTGAGGAAAAAGTAGTATTTTAGATTATTCGTATAATTTTCAAGGGAAGTAGGGTTAGTCgtacatttatgaaaaaaaatcattgagtCATCAAATTGCATATTTTGtcgatacattttaaaaatatgtttgagcAAAAAGTaggatatatttttcaaaacatttatttttcagagaaaaagtacgacatttttgaaaacatatatttgtcagtcataaaatattgtttttttttgtagttttttttgaaatattttcgggaaaaagaaaaattcagatACAAAGTTGTACCTTTTCAAGAAAACAttgctatatttttttatgatccCAACAATAATATTTGAGATAAAGTTATATGGTTTGTGGTTAAAAAGTtgtgaaaaaagaagaaaagcgaGTCATGAAGGTTTTGATTCCAAATTGTAtcttttggcaatgttttgtatttatcgACCAAAAACTTGAGCGACTTTATTCCCGTAAGATTGGGCCTTTTATTTTGGGCGGTCGCCGCCACCCCGCAGGACTTCGGCCGTACCTTTGCTCGGCGAGTTCTCCTCGGCGGCTGTCTCTTCTTCCTCGTTTCCCGCCGGATTCCCCGCCGAGTCCGAGTCTCGGTTTCCGTCATCGCTTCCCGGACCGGCGACGGGCGTTCGTTCCAGAGCGGCGGGCGGACTCGGCGCGGAGGCACAGAGATCTTCGTCAGGCGGCGGGCAAGAACGCTCGGCGTCCTTTCGCGCCTCCTCGTCCGGCGGCGGCGACGACGATTCCGCGGTCGTCTCGCCGTCGACGAGCTCGTCGTCGGACGAGACCGCCGGCCGGAGATCGGCCGAACGTGGACTCTTAAATTCTAACGGCGCTCGGGTGGCGAACGCGGCGGCGGAAGGGCCGTCGTCATCGGGACCGGGGTCAGGTTCCTTGCGGGCGGATCGCAGCCGGACGGCGCGCAGCGCGGCGGGGGCGACGCTCAGGGAAGGTCCGTTCGGCGACTCGGTTATTGGCCGGTGATTTTGGATCGGCGTCCGGTCGTCACCGACGCGGCGAAAGGCACTTAAATCCGTGGGGGTCGAGGGCACGACGGGCAACTCCGCGTCCGCGTCCGGCTTGGAGGCGAGCGACGACTTCCTCTCCGGTACTTTGGGTTTCCGCTTAGCGCTGGACGGCGATAGCGGGCCGGGGAAGAAGGCGGCGGGGAAGGCGGAGGTGGGGGTCTCGGACTGGCTGGAGTACCCGCTGGAGGGGCTGGCGAGGCCCGCCAGCTTGAAGTCGCCCTCGGCGGGCGTCAGCGAGGGGGTGGTGGCCCCGGAGCCCGACCGGGACGCCTGCGACTCGGAGCTGTCCTGCCATTTGACGCACTCCGCCACCGTGGTGCCGGTGGCCGTGCTGGAGTTGGACAAAGACCGGTACGGGTCGCTGGATTTCAAGTCGTGCAGGAGCCACAGGTCGGCGTAGTCGGCCTGGACGGCGCCCTCGTCTTTGAAGGAACGCGCGTCCGCGTAGCTGAAGACGCCCGAGTAGGGCAGCTCCGAAGATCCCTCCGCCCCCCACACGCCCGGGAGCTCTTCGGCGATGTGGCCCGACGAGCCGGACCCAACCGGCTGAGGGTTTTTCTCCCGGGAGAGCGGAAGCCTCGGTTCCTCGTTGCGTATCGTCCGGAGCGACGAGCTGCGCCTGGGCGGACACGGTTTGGCCTTGGGCTTCCTCAAAGACAGGCAGCGCGGCCCCAGAGTCACGTGGTCCGAGTAGAAGTACGTGAAGCTCCTGCTGCCTTTCAGCCCGCAGTCAAAGTGCATGGAGGTGTAGTAGCCTTCCGTGTCCTCCGAGTAGTGAGACGCCGTGTCGGCTTTCTCCGACGGCGGCTTGTCGGAGAAGCTGCTCTCGCACGTGGCCGTGCTGGCGAAGCTCGGGCAGCCCAGACTGCTCTCCGCCTCCCTGTTGGACTCGGGGCTGAGGTCCCGTGGCCGACGAGGGGGGTCCGGGCGCGAGTAGTTCCACTCGGGAGCGCCCGCTTCCTCTAAGATGTCCATGGCCGTGGAGGAGAAGGAGCCCGCCCTCTGGGTCCTGAGCCCGGCGTGAGGATCCGGCGCGAAGCCGGGGCGGTCGTCGCCGGGGTGGGCGGCGACGTTCAGGGAGAGCTCCGAGTCGCAGCGAGCCAGCGGAGAGGTGCCCGGGGCGAGGGTCTCCGAGGTCTGCGAGGGGCAGGCGGAGCTGCTGCCGCTCCAGTTGCCGCTGGAGGACTGGTGGTCGTCCTTGTGGTCCACGGGCCCCCCCAAAACGCCGGCGGCCGACACCGAGTGCGCGGGACTGCCGAAGGTGTCGGAGCCGGACGACACGTCGCGGCTGCCCGCGTGGGCCGCGCGGGGCGGCCGCGAGCGGGCCCTCTCCGCCCGGCCCCGCTCCGGCGTCGTCGAAAGCTGCTCCGACCCGGCCCGCTCGTCGGCGCTTTCCTCCTCGTCCTTCAGAATTAACTCCTCCTCGCCGTTGAAAGGGGAAAGCTCCgcgtcgtcctcgtcctcgtcctcgtcggCCCTCGCCCGGCTGCCGTCTCGGGGGAGACTTCGGGTCCGCAGCCGGGCGGCGAACGCGTCGTCGGGGGCGTCCCGCAGGGCCGCGATGTCGCCCGCCGACCGAGAGAAGCACAGCgccgccccctggtggccgcGCTGCGCCCGGATTCTCCTGCGCGAAGGCGCCCCCGAGATCAGGAAGTCCTCGGTCTGGCAACCCGAGTCTCTGGTGACCAGATGATTCGCCAGATCCTCGTCGGACGGGCCGACGTCCGAGCCGGCGCGGACCGTCACGCCGCGTTCTCGGGAGACGGGGGAGTCGTCCGAGTCTGCTGGGACAAACGACGACGCCATTAAAGTCCGAAAGGTGCCGGGCGGCAGGGAAGACATATTTTCCGCGCGATGGAATCTCACATTCGATTGAAAGTTGAGAATAATgcaattcatttgaaaacataagCGATGAACAAACTGTTGCATTTTTATTCGTAAGTAATAATCAAGCATACCAAATAAAACGATTCATTTCTCAAAATCTTATTAAAATGTTGTgattatgacatttttaaaaatataaacgcttataaaaatataaaaataaaaacccaattaattaaaacaataatgtttgacAATAATATCAGGTATtaataaacaatacaatcaaTCGAAAGAAAAACGAATgcgaaaagaaaaaggaaaatacatttttgaaaccAATTCATAAAACATTGTTCTacaatctaaaataaaaatagaaatttatattaaaaaaaaggaagtagAAAGTTTCTAAAATATTGACtgttttataataatacaaatacgcGAGGTGTgaatcatttttaataaaataaaataacaatcgAAAAGAAAGTACATTCTTAAACAAATTaaggaaaaatatgttttatgatCATACAAAATAAGTAAGGTTTTAATctgaataaaatcaataaagaaTGCAATATTTTTCGATTTCAATGAAACAAATCTAAACAAAGCCATCCAAAATAATTgaatgaaatgacaaataataaaaGGTCAATccaaatgaacaaaagaaaaGGTTCTGGCACCAAACGGGAGTTGGCCGTGCCGCGATGGCGTCGACGTACCTAAGGCGAAGTCGCGCAGCTGCCCGGGAACGCCGGCCACCGTCCGGCGCCGCCGCAGCTTCCTCCTGCGCTGGAGCAACGACTGCGAGTGGACCAGCGAGCGCCGCGCGCCCGCGTCTCTGTCGAAGTCCGCGCCTGCAAAACCACAAGCgccgaggaggagggggacgGGGAAGGGCGGTGGACGGGGGGGGCGTCATCAATTTCATAAAGAGCATCAACAACTATCAAaaggaatttttcttttttttttcccaaaatatatgaatggaatattaaaaatgaacacaaaaatggGATAGAAAATAAAGgcatataataattttttaagaCCTTATGATAAGTG carries:
- the LOC133406347 gene encoding actin remodeling regulator NHS-like isoform X2 produces the protein MPFFKRLVEPRSLCRRRAEAEAAEGEGGSPLRDLLTVSHAALARSLRQLSDLAKHACSVFQELEGDLAATGRRLRGLQRKVGRLQETCCRLDPKLEPVPVSDLDTESKLTRHYRAPWHKQRNVLRPATRPPCVEQLHRDTHPGDLHTDGHRRRSSSRGRRVTVTFSALPPACPSTPGGAARKARKGARMTAAASSASPGQRRKALPVPNTPTTLDKQTNWSRALPLPTPEERMKCDSRVVSSCVIAINVTGADFDRDAGARRSLVHSQSLLQRRRKLRRRRTVAGVPGQLRDFALDSDDSPVSRERGVTVRAGSDVGPSDEDLANHLVTRDSGCQTEDFLISGAPSRRRIRAQRGHQGAALCFSRSAGDIAALRDAPDDAFAARLRTRSLPRDGSRARADEDEDEDDAELSPFNGEEELILKDEEESADERAGSEQLSTTPERGRAERARSRPPRAAHAGSRDVSSGSDTFGSPAHSVSAAGVLGGPVDHKDDHQSSSGNWSGSSSACPSQTSETLAPGTSPLARCDSELSLNVAAHPGDDRPGFAPDPHAGLRTQRAGSFSSTAMDILEEAGAPEWNYSRPDPPRRPRDLSPESNREAESSLGCPSFASTATCESSFSDKPPSEKADTASHYSEDTEGYYTSMHFDCGLKGSRSFTYFYSDHVTLGPRCLSLRKPKAKPCPPRRSSSLRTIRNEEPRLPLSREKNPQPVGSGSSGHIAEELPGVWGAEGSSELPYSGVFSYADARSFKDEGAVQADYADLWLLHDLKSSDPYRSLSNSSTATGTTVAECVKWQDSSESQASRSGSGATTPSLTPAEGDFKLAGLASPSSGYSSQSETPTSAFPAAFFPGPLSPSSAKRKPKVPERKSSLASKPDADAELPVVPSTPTDLSAFRRVGDDRTPIQNHRPITESPNGPSLSVAPAALRAVRLRSARKEPDPGPDDDGPSAAAFATRAPLEFKSPRSADLRPAVSSDDELVDGETTAESSSPPPDEEARKDAERSCPPPDEDLCASAPSPPAALERTPVAGPGSDDGNRDSDSAGNPAGNEEEETAAEENSPSKDSTAASDSAMSQPNDESHAEDDGVFPSPAKSRTTDDLFAMIHRSKRKVLGRKDSGELSARNGPSSSGGPAPPPPSPGAARSPGPAASPSGASPSGPQRAPGPIFRNVKKSSTSNEEFKLLLLKKGSRAESGYRMSAAEILKSPVTPKGQPAGEEAAEAAEAAAGRPDAEGSSPKASASPCSSRTGRARIPPPANSSRYAARARFYSAPMQAISEGEAENSDGSPHDDETAARPGFA
- the LOC133406347 gene encoding actin remodeling regulator NHS-like isoform X3, which produces MPFFKRLVEPRSLCRRRAEAEAAEGEGGSPLRDLLTVSHAALARSLRQLSDLAKHACSVFQELEGDLAATGRRLRGLQRKVGRLQETCCRLDPKLEPVPVSDLDTESKLTRHYRAPWHKQRNVLRPATRPPCVEQLHRDTHPGDLHTDGHRRRSSSRGRRVTVTFSALPPACPSTPGGAARKARKGARMTAFPSSRPPSPTECCHFSPWNRKAASSASPGQRRKALPVPNTPTTLDKQTNWSRALPLPTPEERMKCDSRVVSSCVIAINVTGADFDRDAGARRSLVHSQSLLQRRRKLRRRRTVAGVPGQLRDFALDSDDSPVSRERGVTVRAGSDVGPSDEDLANHLVTRDSGCQTEDFLISGAPSRRRIRAQRGHQGAALCFSRSAGDIAALRDAPDDAFAARLRTRSLPRDGSRARADEDEDEDDAELSPFNGEEELILKDEEESADERAGSEQLSTTPERGRAERARSRPPRAAHAGSRDVSSGSDTFGSPAHSVSAAGVLGGPVDHKDDHQSSSGNWSGSSSACPSQTSETLAPGTSPLARCDSELSLNVAAHPGDDRPGFAPDPHAGLRTQRAGSFSSTAMDILEEAGAPEWNYSRPDPPRRPRDLSPESNREAESSLGCPSFASTATCESSFSDKPPSEKADTASHYSEDTEGYYTSMHFDCGLKGSRSFTYFYSDHVTLGPRCLSLRKPKAKPCPPRRSSSLRTIRNEEPRLPLSREKNPQPVGSGSSGHIAEELPGVWGAEGSSELPYSGVFSYADARSFKDEGAVQADYADLWLLHDLKSSDPYRSLSNSSTATGTTVAECVKWQDSSESQASRSGSGATTPSLTPAEGDFKLAGLASPSSGYSSQSETPTSAFPAAFFPGPLSPSSAKRKPKVPERKSSLASKPDADAELPVVPSTPTDLSAFRRVGDDRTPIQNHRPITESPNGPSLSVAPAALRAVRLRSARKEPDPGPDDDGPSAAAFATRAPLEFKSPRSADLRPAVSSDDELVDGETTAESSSPPPDEEARKDAERSCPPPDEDLCASAPSPPAALERTPVAGPGSDDGNRDSDSAGNPAGNEEEETAAEENSPSKDSTAASDSAMSQPNDESHAEDDGVFPSPAKSRTTDDLFAMIHRSARRRVPEARHPAADQTNTNIYDAR
- the LOC133406347 gene encoding actin remodeling regulator NHS-like isoform X1; the encoded protein is MPFFKRLVEPRSLCRRRAEAEAAEGEGGSPLRDLLTVSHAALARSLRQLSDLAKHACSVFQELEGDLAATGRRLRGLQRKVGRLQETCCRLDPKLEPVPVSDLDTESKLTRHYRAPWHKQRNVLRPATRPPCVEQLHRDTHPGDLHTDGHRRRSSSRGRRVTVTFSALPPACPSTPGGAARKARKGARMTAFPSSRPPSPTECCHFSPWNRKAASSASPGQRRKALPVPNTPTTLDKQTNWSRALPLPTPEERMKCDSRVVSSCVIAINVTGADFDRDAGARRSLVHSQSLLQRRRKLRRRRTVAGVPGQLRDFALDSDDSPVSRERGVTVRAGSDVGPSDEDLANHLVTRDSGCQTEDFLISGAPSRRRIRAQRGHQGAALCFSRSAGDIAALRDAPDDAFAARLRTRSLPRDGSRARADEDEDEDDAELSPFNGEEELILKDEEESADERAGSEQLSTTPERGRAERARSRPPRAAHAGSRDVSSGSDTFGSPAHSVSAAGVLGGPVDHKDDHQSSSGNWSGSSSACPSQTSETLAPGTSPLARCDSELSLNVAAHPGDDRPGFAPDPHAGLRTQRAGSFSSTAMDILEEAGAPEWNYSRPDPPRRPRDLSPESNREAESSLGCPSFASTATCESSFSDKPPSEKADTASHYSEDTEGYYTSMHFDCGLKGSRSFTYFYSDHVTLGPRCLSLRKPKAKPCPPRRSSSLRTIRNEEPRLPLSREKNPQPVGSGSSGHIAEELPGVWGAEGSSELPYSGVFSYADARSFKDEGAVQADYADLWLLHDLKSSDPYRSLSNSSTATGTTVAECVKWQDSSESQASRSGSGATTPSLTPAEGDFKLAGLASPSSGYSSQSETPTSAFPAAFFPGPLSPSSAKRKPKVPERKSSLASKPDADAELPVVPSTPTDLSAFRRVGDDRTPIQNHRPITESPNGPSLSVAPAALRAVRLRSARKEPDPGPDDDGPSAAAFATRAPLEFKSPRSADLRPAVSSDDELVDGETTAESSSPPPDEEARKDAERSCPPPDEDLCASAPSPPAALERTPVAGPGSDDGNRDSDSAGNPAGNEEEETAAEENSPSKDSTAASDSAMSQPNDESHAEDDGVFPSPAKSRTTDDLFAMIHRSKRKVLGRKDSGELSARNGPSSSGGPAPPPPSPGAARSPGPAASPSGASPSGPQRAPGPIFRNVKKSSTSNEEFKLLLLKKGSRAESGYRMSAAEILKSPVTPKGQPAGEEAAEAAEAAAGRPDAEGSSPKASASPCSSRTGRARIPPPANSSRYAARARFYSAPMQAISEGEAENSDGSPHDDETAARPGFA